The DNA sequence TGACAatgcataacacacacacacatgcacacacgcacacgcacacacacagacacacacaccagcgggcattcttcttccctttccatcACCTTGCCCTGCAGATGctccctcatcctctccctcctgagcAGGTGCAGGATCCTGACTTTGAGTTGCTGGTTCCCCTTCTTCAGGTTTTGGTGGTTCCACTTCTTCATCACTGAACTGCTCGGGCTGGGGAATATGTGTGGGtgtgcaaataaagaaaaaaaaaaaaaaaacaagttttgctattgatacaaaattttacatatatacacagaatacATAGCTGTTTCTGATCATAACTAAGCctaaagacatttctccaactCTATTCTCTATGGCCAAGAAGGTTACTCTACCCACAGGGAGGTTACTGTGAGAAAAGTGACGCACAAGGACTTTGGAAGCTA is a window from the Chlorocebus sabaeus isolate Y175 unplaced genomic scaffold, mChlSab1.0.hap1 unalloc_scaffold_1007, whole genome shotgun sequence genome containing:
- the LOC140710927 gene encoding uncharacterized protein isoform X1; translated protein: MSWRGRSTYRRRPRRYVEPPEVIGPMLPEQFSDEEVEPPKPEEGEPATQSQDPAPAQEGEDEGASAGQGDGKGRRMPAGVCVCVCACACVHVCVCYALSHSGNRRKEINGKNA